From the Nitrospiria bacterium genome, the window TTTAATTCCCCGCAAGTATTTACTCCCAATCCGAATCCTTCTTCGGATCCCACTTTAATCGACGGTATGGAATGACCCTTCTCATCTGCGCGATCTTCTTCATTTCAGGGTCGTCGGCACTCATCTTCGAGACCCTCTGGTTTCATCAGGCGGGGCTGGCGCTCGGCAACAGCGTTTGGGCTTCCAGCCTGGTTCTCTCGGGTTTCATGGGCGGGCTCGCCTTGGGCAATGCGCTGGCCGCGCGATACGGGGATCGCCTCGGTAACCCGGTACGCGTCTATGCCATGGTCGAATTGGCCATCGCAATATCCGGAATCGGCCTGGTCGTTCTGTTCCCGGTCCTCGGAGCGGAGCTTGCGCCCTGGTTTCGGCCGCTGTTGGAACATCCATGGATCTTGAACCCCGTTCGGCTCTTCCTGGCATTCATCTTGCTGCTCATTCCCTCCACGGCGATGGGGGTGACGCTGCCCTTGTTGACGAAGGTTCTTACGGCCTATGATCCCAATTTTGGCCGGGTGCTGGGGAGGCTCTATGGATGGAACACTCTCGGCGCGGTGATCGGGGTGGTGGTGGGCGAGACCTACTTCATCGGTGTTTTCGGAGTGCACGGGACCGCGTTGATGGCGGGAATGTTGAACATGGCCGCCGCCGCCGTCGCGGTGGGGATCTCCCAAATGGCCTCCCCGCAGGCGTCGTCCCCTTCGGGGGCGGGCCGACGACCCCTTTACCGGACCGCGGAATGGCGCTGGCTTGCCTCGGCGTTTGTATCGGGATTCTGCCTTCTCGCTTTGGAGGTTGTCTGGTTTCGTTTCCTCTTGCTCTTTGTCATGGGCCATGCGATGGCCTTTGCGCTGATGCTGGCCGTAGTTTTGGCGGGCATTGCGCTGGGCGGTCTGGCTGCGTCCCTATGGATGCGCATCTTACCGGAGGCCCATCGCTTCGGTTCGCCGCTGGCCTTTTCGGCCGGGCTTTTGTGCGTGGGCTCCTACGCCGCGTTTCCGCTGGCCCTCCAGCCCTTTGCGGCCTCCCCCTACGTGATCACCGGTCCGGTCGAGATTCTACGGGTCGGAGCGCCCCTCATGTTTCCCGTTTCATTTCTTTCCGGTATTTTCTTCACGCTGGTCGGGGCCGCCCTGCGTCACAGCCTGGCCTCCGAAACCGCAACCACCGGCATCCTCACCCTGGCCAATACCGTGGGGGCCGCGTTGGGTGCGCTGGTCGCCGGGTTCTTTTTTCTCCCGGTCTTGGGAATGGAGAAGTCGCTTTTCTTCATCGCCCTGCTCTATGGGGGAATCGGGGCCCTGCTGTGGCCCGGGAGTCCGATCCCGCGGCGGATCGCGTTCGCGGGCGCGGCCGTGTTTCTGGTGGGCGCGGCGCTCTTTCCCTTCGGGTTGATGGAAAATCGTCTTCTTCAGGTTCCCGTGAAGCGGTATCTTCATGGAGACGCCGCCGGCAAGGTCGCGGGCCTTCGCGAGGGTCTCACCGAAACCATCATTTACTTCGAAAAGGAGATGCTGGGAAGACCGCTGTCCTACACGATGCTGACCAACTCATATTCGATGTCCGGGACGGGAATTTCCTCTCGACGCTACATGAAGTTGTTTGTCTACTGGCCGATGGCGGTCCACCCGAACCTCAAACGGGCCCTCCTGATCTGCTACGGGGTCGGGAACACGGCCAAGGCGTTGACGGACTCGAAAAGCCTGGAGTCCATCGATGTCGTCGACATTTCCAGGGATGTTCTGGAGATGAACGACATCGTCTATCCGAAGCCCGCCGACCGTCCTTTGCAGGACCCCCGGGTTCGTGTCCACATCGAAGACGGGCGCTACTTTCTGCAAACGACGGACCGGGACTTCGATCTGATCACGGCGGAACCGCCCCCGCCCGGGATTGCCGGTGTTGAAAACCTTTACACGCGCGAGTACTTTCAGCTGCTTCACGACCGGCTGTCCGAAGGCGGAATCGTCACGTATTGGCTGCCGCTGCATTCGCTCACGGATGTGAGCACCAAGGCCATCCTTCGGGCCTTTTGCGACGCCTTCGAGGACTGTTCGCTTTGGAACGCGATGGGGACCAGTTTGATGATGGCGGGAACCCGCCATGCCCAGGGGCCGGTCTCCGAGGAGCAGTTTACCCGGCAGTGGGACGACCCGGTTGTGGCGCCCGAGATGAGGGCGGTGGGGTTCGAGCGGCCCGAACAGCTCGGTGCGCTCTATATCGGAGATGCCGAGTTTGTGAAACGCCTCGTCGGGGACTCGCCGCCCCTCGTCGACAATTATCCAAAGCTGATCGAGGCTCCCTTAGGGTCCCAAGAGGAGGTCGGGCGGCTCTTTCGGGGCTTCACCGATATGGACGCCGCGAGGGAACGCTTTCGAAACAGCCCCCTCATCAAACGCCTCTGGCCGGAACAACTGCTGACCGCCTCCCTGCCTTACTTCGGCGTTCAGGATATTATCAACGCCCACTGGTACGGTACGATGCAAAGGGAGCATCCCGGGTACGAAGACGCCCATGCCCTCCTGACCCGGTCTTCCCTGAGCACCGCGGTCCTCTGGCGTTTGGGGAGTGATCCGGACATTCAACGCATCGTGGCCGAGGCCGGGCCGGCGGAACGGGCCGACCCCCTTCTGCAGTACCATCTCGGGATACGCTTCATATCGGAGCGGAATTATTCCGCGGCCGTCGAGCCTCTCGCACGGGCCGGGCAACTCCCGCAGGTTCGCCAAGAGGCTTTTCGCCTCGCCGTCTATGCCCTCGCGATGTCGGGGCGGATCGACCAGGCTCAGAAAATGGCGCAGGAGCGATTTTCCCAGCTCCTGATGACGGCGAAAGGCCCGGCCGTGAAATCCCCGGGCGAAATTCCTCTCCCTCCGTTCTGGCAGTGGATGAAGGAAACTTTCGGAATCGATCCCCGCGTGACCGCCCCCGTTCCACAGGGGGCCCCGAAATGAATTCCCCGGCTTGACCAGGCCCGATAAAGCACCCGGATTCCACCGCGAGATCGGATATGGGTCGGGGATATGTCGACGCAAAAAAAACCGCCCCGCCGGAACGGCGGGGCGGCTTCATTCATTTATGGAACATATACGGCCGCAACGGGAGGTGTGTGGTCATACGTGATCGTCTCGCAGCCATAAATGGCATCACTGGTCACGTGCGTACCCCCATCGCAGGCGTCGATTCCGCCGCCGCCGAAGAGCTTGTCATCGGCGTCCTGACCGTACAGCGTGTCATTGCCGACACCTCCGAAGAGCGAATCCTTGCCCGCTCCGCCGATCAGAAGATTATCCCCAGCGCCGGCGAACAGCGAATCGTTGGCGTCGAAACCGATGAGGATGTCGTTTCCGTTCCCGCCATTGAGTGTGTTCTTTCCGGAACCGCCGATCAGAATGTCATCGCCGTCTCCGCCGTACAGGTTGTCGGTAACTCCGCCCCCGCACACGATATCATTTCCGCCATTTGCTTGGACTGTGTTGTTTCCAGCCATGCCGAAGATAACGTCGTCGCCGTCGGTGCCACGAAGCGTCTCGCTTTTATTGCTCCCGACAAGGGTCGCCGGATAGACACCCGGGTGGTTACCCCCGATGACCCGGGCAAATGGATGTTGCGGATTGGTCGCATTGCATACCACGGCAGTCACGGAACCCCAATAGCCGTCCGTCCAGTCCGCTAAAGCTGGGCTCGCAATCGACGCAGTAAACATGGCCGCGGCAATTAAAAATATCGCTAGAATCGGTAAATGAATCTTTGTTTTGTTCTTCATGACCCTTTCCTCCTTGCTTGAGGTTTCTGTATGCCCGACGTTCGAGCGTGAACCTGTCTGGCCTTGCTAAAGCCCGAACATTAAATTTATAGGCAAACACCCCCTTTCGGCTCGGTCGATTGGCCCTAAACGCTAATCTTCCTTTAATGTCTTCAGCAGCGTCCTTGCCATCTCGCTGACACCCGGATCGGGATCATTTACGGCCTGGTTCAGCGGACCCAGCGCGGCCTGCCCGTTCCGCTCGGCCAACAGCATCAAGGCATCCATCCGATGTTCGGGGCTCGCGTCCCTCAAAGCCACCTCGGATAATGGCTCAAGCGGGACAGGCCCGTCTCCATCCTTCAAGACTTCCAAAGCCGCCTCTCGAACCTGTGAATCCTCGTCCGAAAGGCCGGCAATCACCGCTTGAAGGGTCTCCATCCTTTTTTCTTCAGCCTCCTCCTTTAAAGTGGTTATGGCGGTCATTCGAGCTTGAGGATCAATTGTCGCCGCCGACTCGCGCGCCCGATCCTTTCCAGCGTCGGACGTTCCAAGGGATCCCTCTCGGCCACGAGAAACAATCATGAAATCGGCGTCCCGCTGGGCCGTGCCCGGTCCCGAATTCTTTGATACCACCCTGATCTCAACAACCTTTGGAACGGGCGTACGACCATTTGAAAAAGAAGTTCGAGCGTAGGTTAGGGCATAGCTCTTGCCCTGCAGTATCCGCCGGATTCCTTCCTCCAGCGGGAGATTGTTGAATTCGGCCGAGACGGTTTCATTTGCAACAGAACGATCCAGAGAGGTCTCGACATTCGTAAGCTGGGCTAGCTTTTCCAGGACGTTTATTAAGGATACCGCCACAATCTTTGCGCTCAGATGATTGTCTTTGAGGGTCAGAACAAACGGTGGATCGGAAACGGAGGCGGCGTTTATGTTTTTTTCCCACAGAACGAGGAATGGCAGAATGAATGCGCCCGTTAACGCCAAAACCCTGAACTGTGTTCGATGGTCTTTCATGCGGGAGGATCGTTCCAACTTCAGGCTCCTTCATCCATAAATCTAGATCACCCTTCTATGTGAGTGAGCAATTTTGGTGCCATTATTTATCTCCAAAATACAAGTGCCACCTTGTGATAATGGCAACTACGGTGTATCTAGATGGATAACCAAGTTATCCTAAGAGATACTGTTATCTATCAATCGCTAAGCAGGTGTCTTATTAATTTCATCTCTCTTGACGACAGCAGAACAGCCATGTTTTCTACAAAGATAATAGAATAAAGGATTGTTTGTTAAGCCTTTCTCAAGAGGTTATTGAAAGAATGTAAATTAAGATGGCTCACTTTCTGGCCTAATTTGAATCGTGACGCTGTCTTGAATTTCACTATACGCAGTCTATGTCCCTATCTTTCGTGATATCATAGAAAAATGTTGGCACGAAAAACAAAGAAGCCTTCTCCCGAGCATTCGCTCAGAAGAAGGCTTATATTTTGTAACCCGAAAGCCTGACGGCCAAAGAGGGCGCAAGAGCTTCATCCTCATAGAGAAGCCCTAAGCACCATTATAATCCACAGGAGGCCCTTAGTTCCCTGTGGGAAGTGCCCAGCCTCTAATAAGAAGTAACTTTTAAAGCTTTGGGAAAATTTTTAAATAAAATAATAAAGAATATAAGCATATATGCGGGCTAAATGTCAACTACACAAAAGTGGGTTTTTGAAGTAACCATGAAAGGGTTATCCTTCTGTGATGCCTTTATTCCTTTTCCGCCTTATAAAGTCCAAGCCTAGATTTCCTGGTTGATTGCATCGATTGAAGATAAGTGTTCGTATTCCCGAGGGGTCTACGGAGATGACGTCAACTCCGGTACGAGGATCCGGAGAAGGGGAGTTAAGGGCTTGACAAGACCTGACCTCGATCTCTGATCCGGAAGAACGGTCGGAGATGGATGGGAAAAAAGAAAAAAACCGCCCCGCCGGTTCGGCGGGGCGGTTTTCCTTGCTCAGGGGAACCTTCCGGTCCCCAAATTAAGGAATGGCCAGCATCTTATCGCAGTTCGCGTCGGCGTCATCGGTGCCGGTGCCGCCGTTGCAGGAATCCGCGAGTCCGTCATTTAGTCCCTCGATGTTGTCACCGGTGAGGGAGTCGTTACCGGTCCCTCCGTACAGGGCATCATTGCCGGGACCTCCGATGACGGTGTCATCGTCTCCGTCCCCATACAGGGCATCATTGCCGGCGTCTCCTTTCAGAGTATCGTTGCCCGCGCCCCCGATCAGGGTGTCGTTTCCGTCGCCGCCGGACAGGACGTCGTTTCCGTCGCCGCCGGACAGGGTGTCGTTGCCCCCTTCACCGAACAGCGTGTCGTCTCCGGCTCCGCCGACCAACGTGTCGGAATCGTTCCCGCCGATCAGAAGATCGTTGCCATTCCCGCCGACCAGGGTGTCGTGGCCTCCGAATCCGCAGATGATGTCGTCTCCATCGCGACCGCTGATCGTATCCGGACCGGCACTGCCCTTGATCACATCCTGGTCCCCGGTTCCCGCCTTGACTCCGCTGGCTGTCATAGTATAGGGTGCCGTGGCTGTTGATCCGTCCTCATAGGTAATGGTGACCTCCTCGTCCCCGCACGTCGCGTTTGCGACATTTAAGGTGCTGACCTGGGCAAAGGCCTGACCCCCGGTCAAAACCGTGACCACCGCCAGCGCTGATAGAACAATAGACATTGCCGTGAATTTAAATTTTGAGGTGTGTTTCATGACGATTCCTCCTCCCTCTTAAAATTATGTGATCCAGTTTGGACCCTTAATCCGGGGCATTTCCACCATTTCCGGAAACGAATGATTCGAACTCGCAACCTCCTTTCATTGAAATTTATGAGTGTCCCTTAAGGATTTTTCACCTTCAGCTGCTCGAGACGGGTTAGGGCCAAAGCCCGTTGCTCTTCCATCAGACCTTGAGCCAGCCCCCGAACCTCGGGGTCCGGGTCCTTTAGCGCCTCCCGTACCGGATCCAGCGCGGCGTCGCCTCCTTTCTCCGCCAGTAGCTCCAAGGCGTCCATCCGGAGAACGGGGTTTTCGTCCGTCCTGGAAATTTCCGCAATGGGGTCGAAAGGAATCGGCCGGTCCGATCGTCCCAAACTTTCCAGCGCGGCTTCGCGGACCCTTGGATCCTGATCGCGAAGGCCGGAGTCCGTCGCGTCATCGGGGGGCAAGGATGCTTCCGCCGTCTGCGCGGCCACGGAATGGGGGCGATCTTCCCTCGGGCCTGAACCGGAAAAGGGCGCGGAGGAATCCGATCGTTCGTTTCCTAAAGGGGGGATCGCACCTTTCGGAACAACCCGGATTCCCATGAGCTTCGGCAACGTCGTATCGCCTCTTTGAAAGGAAGTTTGGGTGTAAGTAAGTGCGTAGCTCTTTCCCTGCAGAATCTGCCGGATTCCTTCCTCTAACGGAAGGTTCTCGAATTCGACCGTGACGGACTCATTTCCAATGGACCCGTCGAGACAGCTTTCGATTTGCGTGAGTTGGCTGAGGCGTTGCAATACTTCCTTCAAAGAGATCGCCTGAATATTTGCGCTCAGAAGATTGTGTTGGTAGCTCAAAACAAACAAGGGCCCGGCCGCGGATTCGGTTGTGGCGCTCTCTGCCCCTACCCCGAGGAAGGGGAAAATCAGGATCCCGGTCAACAGCACAATCCTAAGATTTGCTCGACTCCGGTTCATGGGGTTCCAGATAGGGTTGGTTTGGGAAGTAATGCATCGGACTATACCCATAACTTATGGAAAATGTCAACTACACAAAAGAAGGGTTTTTGGGGGATGGAAATGGGCCGTTGGCTCGGAAAGCCTGCTGGGGCAGTTTAATGATAATTCTTCCGCGTTGCCTTTGGTTAACTCTATCCTTATAATAATATGATGCATCGCCAGGGATTAGGGAATATTCCGTGAGGGAAGAGGAGCGCCAAACCAATCCGGGGCCAAAACCCTTTTGGGCCGAGGTGAGCGGATACCAGTGGCTGGTCCTGACCGTCGCCTGGCTGGGATGGGTCTTCGACTCGATGGATTCCACCCTTTATGCCGTGACGCTTCAACCGGCGCTTCATGAGCTCCTTGGGGCCGAGAATTCGATTCAAGGAATTGAGTGGTACGGCGGGGTTATCTTCTCGGTTTTTCTGATCGGATGGGCTCTGGGCGGCGTGCTGTTCGGCGTCCTGGCAGATTACATCGGTCGAACCCGGACAATGATCCTGACCATACTGATCTATTCGATCTTTACAGGCATGGCCGCGCTCTCACACACATGGTGGGAATTGACGGCATATCGGTTCTTGACGGCTTTGGGCATCGGCGGCGAATGGGCGGCGGGTGCCGCGCTGGTGGCCGAGACCTGGCCGGAAGCCAAGCGGGCGAAAGCGGCGGGGATTCTTCAATCGGCCTGGGCGGCCGGTTTCTTTCTCGCCGCGTTGGCCAATCTATGGCTCGGATCCTACGGGTGGCGAATCCTATTTCTTGTCGGGATACTTCCGGCGCTGGTGACCCTCCTGGTTCGTTTTACGGTGAAGGAGCCGGAGCGCTGGCTCAAGGTGGGCGAGGACCGGAAGCATGCGCTTCAGAAAGTCGCTCCCGCTGCGCGCTCGGAGCGGGAGCGGGAACTGCTCGAGTTCAGTCTCAAACGGTTGTTCCGTCGAGACCTCCGGAGTCGCACCGCGGTAGGATCCCTCCTGGCCTTTGTCGCCGTCTTCGGCCTGTGGGGCGCCACGAACTGGACGCCGACCCTGGTCCGTGAAATGCTGGCTCCTCAGAATCTGGACCCGGGCGCCGTCAATCGGTATGTGAGCTATTCGGTGATGAGCCTCAACATCGGAGCGCTGGCGGGCTATCTGGCCTTTGGACCGATCGCCGATCGCATCGGCCGCCGCGCCACGTTCTTTCTCATGTGTCTGGGCAGTTTTGTCATGCTGCCCCTCACGTTCTATTCGCCGAAAGATTATACCGTCGTTTTGGGGCTGCTTCCGGTCATGGGTTTTTTCAACAACGGAATCTTCAGCGGCTTTCCGATCTATCTCCCGGAGCTTTATCCCACCTCGATCCGTGCCACCGGTGTAGGGTTTTGCTTCAACATCGGGAGAGTTCTGGCATCAACCGGGCCCTTGGTCAAAGGATACCTGGGCACGCTGTTTGAGCCCGGCAAGGCCGCCAGTCTGATCGGAATCGTCTACCTCTTGGGAATCGTCGCACTCCCTTTTGCTCCGGAAACGAAGGGGAAGCCGCTGCCGGATTAGGCCTGCGGCTAGACCCGATGAATTATCCCTTGTTTCCTTCGTCCCTCATTGGATTGAGCGGCCTGGAAACGCCCGTCGACTATGTTCCAGTCGATGGTCCTGAGAAAGACCTCGATATAATCCCCCCGCTTGATCCCATAATCGATGATATAGGCGTGTTCAAACACGTCCATAATCAGAAGGGGAACGGCTCCGGAGAGTTGGCCCGCATTGTGTTCGTTGATCCAAACGTTGAAAAGTCGCGATTCCATGGAATCGTAGGACAGCACCGCCCATCCGATGCCGCGAAGCGCGCCGGTGGCCTCAAAATCTTTCTCCCAACGGTTGAAACCGCCGAAATCGTTCACCAGTTTTTTAAATAACGACGAGCGTTCGTCTATCGGCGCGGGATCCTTGGTCAAGTTACCGAAATAGTATTCGTGCAGGCGCATGCCGTTAAATTCCCATCCGAATCGGCGTTTCAATTCTCCGTAATCGGGCGTTTCCGTGTTTCCGTCCTGCAACAGCTGATTCAAACGCTCGACCATTTTATTGGTGTTCGCCACGTAGCCTTGGTATAAGGAAAAATGGGTTTTCAACAACCCATCACTCAAGCCTTTTATTCCCAGCAGGTGATTAAAGTTCTTAGGTTCATATTTCATGTTTTTCCCCCTTTCGAATGCCCATCCATGACCCCGGGTAAAAAAATCCGAAGATTCCTAGTCCGTACTCCAGTATTGGATCGTATAATAGACCCCCCAGATCAACAGGGCGATCGAGACGAGCGTGAGCCACAGTGGAATTTTTCCGTGCCGTTCCGCAATTCCCGAGTCCTGGTATCGATAGACCTCGTCCCCGGGGGCTTTGGTCGCTTCCGATCTGTTCAATGTCTCCGTCCCCTCTGTTTTGGTCATTGGTGTCATGGCAGACCTCCCGATGTTTCTACCGGAGAGGAGACCCGAGCGATTCGGGCCTTCTCAGGCCGACCCCGAACCAGGGCCTCATCAATTTCCCCCCGCTGCGCCGCCGGAGAGAGCGAAGCCCAGATGCGCGTGAGGGATACGTCGTGATCCGACTCCTTCAGCCCCGCCGCGGCCAGCTCGGCCTCATGGGCCCGCACCCGAAGGGACTGGACATAATGAACCACGTCCCAAGCCTCCGAAGGCGAAAGCTTATCCTGAAAGGGCGGCATCGGCGTTCCGCCCACCCCGGTCAGGATCGTCTTATAAATGTGTGCTCCATCATGACCTAGCTTCACCCCGCCGTGATCGCCCGCCGGTAAGGTGAAGTTGGCCGGATGTTCCTGATGACCCCAAACGTCCGTCAGCCCTTTGGCCAGCACCCCGTCGCCCTTTCCTCGCGCGCCATGGCACAGGTAACAGATGGCCTTGCCGTGGAACAGTTTTTCGCCGTTTGCGATCGAGGCCTCGGAGACCGGTGGCTCGGAGGATACAGGGATCGGTTGGCCGAGCGGCTCTTTTTGCCAGCGATCCGAGAAGGATTTAATATACTGGATTACGGCCATCCGTTCACGCTCCGAGATCTCCTGCCACGTCGGCATGGCCGTTCCCCACAGCCCGTGGGTGACGGTGATAAAGAGATCACCGTCGGTCGGGAGGGAATCCTTCCCCGGCGTCGATCGGAATTTGAAAATTCCTCGGGTAAAATCACGGGGCTTGGGATCCAAGAAAACGGCGGAGGGTCCGTTCCCATCCCCCTTCTCTCCATGGCATCCGACACAACGGCGCAGATAAACCTGTTTCCCCAAGGCCATCAGATCCCCCCGCTCCATCGGATCGACATTGAACGACGCCCCTGTTGCGAGGCGGGTCGGCGTGAAGACCTCGCGCCAGTCGCCGATGCCGGTTCCCAGTTTCTGGATATAGGACACCAACGCCTTCCCGTCGTCGTTGAGGCGCGGAGGCTCATTTCCCTTCGCCGGATCGAACAGCCAGGGGAACGACGGCATAATCGAGTCCGGTACGACGGCCCGGGGGTTCCAATGGTGGGCGGCATGCCAATCATCTCCGTATTTTCTTCCAACCCGTGTCAGGTCCGGACCGATGCGGCGAGTTCCGAAGAGATGGGGAAAATCAAAGGCGTATTCCCCCGCCTGAGACACCGGCCCCCAACGCATGGATTCTCCCGTGACCGGACGGACGTATTGAGAGTGGCAGTACCAGCATCCCTCCCGGATATAGACTTTCCTCCCCTTCGCTTCAAGCGGGCCGTAGTCGGCCACCTGGATCGTTTTATTCGTGACCGCATCGGTCACCGTGTTGGTTCGGTCCTCGGGCATCATCCAGGGGATGATGCCCTGGATGAAAACGGCCATAAAGAAAAATCCCAATCCGGCGGCAAGGAAAACCGTGGAGGGGGTCTCGATCCAACCCCCCTTGGGCCGGGGTTGTGTTGACGGGGCTTGCTCCCAAAGAGAGCTGTCCGGGACCGCCCGCTCCACCGGTTTTCCTTCACGCGCCGTTTTATACAAGTTGATCACCAAAAGAAGAAATCCGATATCCATCGTCAGCCCGGCGAGACTCCGTACCGCCCACCAAGGCTTCAACTCTTTCACGGTATCGACGAAATTGGCCTGGTACTCCAGCATTGACCCTTGGACGAACCCCATGGCGGTCAGGACGGCGGCCATCAGGCTGAATCCCGTGATCGTCAGCCAGAGATGCCAGCTGGCTAACCGGTTGCTCCACAGTTCACGGCCCGCTACCCGCGGCCAGACGTAATACAGACCCGCGATCGTCCAGACCACCATGGCGCCGAAGACCGTGAGATGTGAGTGGGAGATGACAAAATCGTTAAAATGGGTCAGCTGCTGGACCCGGCGGAGCGCCTCGGTCGATCCTTGAAAGCAGCCCAGCCAGTAATAAATGGCCCCGAGAATCAAAAACTTCGCGGCATAATTGTCCCCTCCGCCCCCTCCCAGGATTGTGCCCCAACGCCCTTTCATCGTCCCGAAGAAGTTCACGGTGACGGCCCAAACCGGAATAATCAGAAACATACTGGTCGTGATCGCAATCGTCTGATTCATATGGGGGATCGGACTATAAAGGTAATGATGGATTCCGACCATGGGGTAAAAGATGGCCAGCGACCAGAACCCCAACAACGATAGACGGTGGCTGTAAAGGGGGTTTTTGGAACTGACCGGGAGAAAATAATAAATCGTCGCGAGTCCGGCCGGGGTCAGCCACAACCCGACGATATAATGGATATACAGGCCGTGCATCGCGGCGCTGTTGACGCCCGAGAAGGCCGGGACGTATTTTAGTATGACATCCCCTAATATCAGGTTCAGGACGGTCCAAATGAAGGCGGCAGAGGTGTACCACATCGCCACATAAAAGCGCCTCTCCTTGCGCCGCCA encodes:
- a CDS encoding spermidine synthase, with the protein product MTLLICAIFFISGSSALIFETLWFHQAGLALGNSVWASSLVLSGFMGGLALGNALAARYGDRLGNPVRVYAMVELAIAISGIGLVVLFPVLGAELAPWFRPLLEHPWILNPVRLFLAFILLLIPSTAMGVTLPLLTKVLTAYDPNFGRVLGRLYGWNTLGAVIGVVVGETYFIGVFGVHGTALMAGMLNMAAAAVAVGISQMASPQASSPSGAGRRPLYRTAEWRWLASAFVSGFCLLALEVVWFRFLLLFVMGHAMAFALMLAVVLAGIALGGLAASLWMRILPEAHRFGSPLAFSAGLLCVGSYAAFPLALQPFAASPYVITGPVEILRVGAPLMFPVSFLSGIFFTLVGAALRHSLASETATTGILTLANTVGAALGALVAGFFFLPVLGMEKSLFFIALLYGGIGALLWPGSPIPRRIAFAGAAVFLVGAALFPFGLMENRLLQVPVKRYLHGDAAGKVAGLREGLTETIIYFEKEMLGRPLSYTMLTNSYSMSGTGISSRRYMKLFVYWPMAVHPNLKRALLICYGVGNTAKALTDSKSLESIDVVDISRDVLEMNDIVYPKPADRPLQDPRVRVHIEDGRYFLQTTDRDFDLITAEPPPPGIAGVENLYTREYFQLLHDRLSEGGIVTYWLPLHSLTDVSTKAILRAFCDAFEDCSLWNAMGTSLMMAGTRHAQGPVSEEQFTRQWDDPVVAPEMRAVGFERPEQLGALYIGDAEFVKRLVGDSPPLVDNYPKLIEAPLGSQEEVGRLFRGFTDMDAARERFRNSPLIKRLWPEQLLTASLPYFGVQDIINAHWYGTMQREHPGYEDAHALLTRSSLSTAVLWRLGSDPDIQRIVAEAGPAERADPLLQYHLGIRFISERNYSAAVEPLARAGQLPQVRQEAFRLAVYALAMSGRIDQAQKMAQERFSQLLMTAKGPAVKSPGEIPLPPFWQWMKETFGIDPRVTAPVPQGAPK
- a CDS encoding calcium-binding protein, yielding MKNKTKIHLPILAIFLIAAAMFTASIASPALADWTDGYWGSVTAVVCNATNPQHPFARVIGGNHPGVYPATLVGSNKSETLRGTDGDDVIFGMAGNNTVQANGGNDIVCGGGVTDNLYGGDGDDILIGGSGKNTLNGGNGNDILIGFDANDSLFAGAGDNLLIGGAGKDSLFGGVGNDTLYGQDADDKLFGGGGIDACDGGTHVTSDAIYGCETITYDHTPPVAAVYVP
- a CDS encoding calcium-binding protein, which produces MKHTSKFKFTAMSIVLSALAVVTVLTGGQAFAQVSTLNVANATCGDEEVTITYEDGSTATAPYTMTASGVKAGTGDQDVIKGSAGPDTISGRDGDDIICGFGGHDTLVGGNGNDLLIGGNDSDTLVGGAGDDTLFGEGGNDTLSGGDGNDVLSGGDGNDTLIGGAGNDTLKGDAGNDALYGDGDDDTVIGGPGNDALYGGTGNDSLTGDNIEGLNDGLADSCNGGTGTDDADANCDKMLAIP
- a CDS encoding HEAT repeat domain-containing protein; the protein is MTGILIFPFLGVGAESATTESAAGPLFVLSYQHNLLSANIQAISLKEVLQRLSQLTQIESCLDGSIGNESVTVEFENLPLEEGIRQILQGKSYALTYTQTSFQRGDTTLPKLMGIRVVPKGAIPPLGNERSDSSAPFSGSGPREDRPHSVAAQTAEASLPPDDATDSGLRDQDPRVREAALESLGRSDRPIPFDPIAEISRTDENPVLRMDALELLAEKGGDAALDPVREALKDPDPEVRGLAQGLMEEQRALALTRLEQLKVKNP
- a CDS encoding MFS transporter, whose protein sequence is MREEERQTNPGPKPFWAEVSGYQWLVLTVAWLGWVFDSMDSTLYAVTLQPALHELLGAENSIQGIEWYGGVIFSVFLIGWALGGVLFGVLADYIGRTRTMILTILIYSIFTGMAALSHTWWELTAYRFLTALGIGGEWAAGAALVAETWPEAKRAKAAGILQSAWAAGFFLAALANLWLGSYGWRILFLVGILPALVTLLVRFTVKEPERWLKVGEDRKHALQKVAPAARSERERELLEFSLKRLFRRDLRSRTAVGSLLAFVAVFGLWGATNWTPTLVREMLAPQNLDPGAVNRYVSYSVMSLNIGALAGYLAFGPIADRIGRRATFFLMCLGSFVMLPLTFYSPKDYTVVLGLLPVMGFFNNGIFSGFPIYLPELYPTSIRATGVGFCFNIGRVLASTGPLVKGYLGTLFEPGKAASLIGIVYLLGIVALPFAPETKGKPLPD
- a CDS encoding Fe-Mn family superoxide dismutase, which translates into the protein MKYEPKNFNHLLGIKGLSDGLLKTHFSLYQGYVANTNKMVERLNQLLQDGNTETPDYGELKRRFGWEFNGMRLHEYYFGNLTKDPAPIDERSSLFKKLVNDFGGFNRWEKDFEATGALRGIGWAVLSYDSMESRLFNVWINEHNAGQLSGAVPLLIMDVFEHAYIIDYGIKRGDYIEVFLRTIDWNIVDGRFQAAQSNEGRRKQGIIHRV
- a CDS encoding cbb3-type cytochrome c oxidase subunit I; protein product: MDGEVLVNRSLVKQWLTWALVWLTVFPLVGLLVSIKFHEPDFLGGISWLTFGRLRPVHVNGVIFGAFSTTFIALAYYFVPRLCGVRMYKEEWGRWLLWIWNAFIFFGSISFMLGYNAGLEAGEFEWPFAILRFFVLGAVTIQILGTIWRRKERRFYVAMWYTSAAFIWTVLNLILGDVILKYVPAFSGVNSAAMHGLYIHYIVGLWLTPAGLATIYYFLPVSSKNPLYSHRLSLLGFWSLAIFYPMVGIHHYLYSPIPHMNQTIAITTSMFLIIPVWAVTVNFFGTMKGRWGTILGGGGGDNYAAKFLILGAIYYWLGCFQGSTEALRRVQQLTHFNDFVISHSHLTVFGAMVVWTIAGLYYVWPRVAGRELWSNRLASWHLWLTITGFSLMAAVLTAMGFVQGSMLEYQANFVDTVKELKPWWAVRSLAGLTMDIGFLLLVINLYKTAREGKPVERAVPDSSLWEQAPSTQPRPKGGWIETPSTVFLAAGLGFFFMAVFIQGIIPWMMPEDRTNTVTDAVTNKTIQVADYGPLEAKGRKVYIREGCWYCHSQYVRPVTGESMRWGPVSQAGEYAFDFPHLFGTRRIGPDLTRVGRKYGDDWHAAHHWNPRAVVPDSIMPSFPWLFDPAKGNEPPRLNDDGKALVSYIQKLGTGIGDWREVFTPTRLATGASFNVDPMERGDLMALGKQVYLRRCVGCHGEKGDGNGPSAVFLDPKPRDFTRGIFKFRSTPGKDSLPTDGDLFITVTHGLWGTAMPTWQEISERERMAVIQYIKSFSDRWQKEPLGQPIPVSSEPPVSEASIANGEKLFHGKAICYLCHGARGKGDGVLAKGLTDVWGHQEHPANFTLPAGDHGGVKLGHDGAHIYKTILTGVGGTPMPPFQDKLSPSEAWDVVHYVQSLRVRAHEAELAAAGLKESDHDVSLTRIWASLSPAAQRGEIDEALVRGRPEKARIARVSSPVETSGGLP